CTTCCGGTGGATGCGGAAACGGTACATTCGCTACCAGATAGCTGAACAAATGCCCAAGACAACCCTGCAACCGCAACATGACTAAAACCAACTACCTTATCTTTGGCATTGGTTTGCTGGCGCAGTTGTTATTTTCGGCGCGATTATTAGTGCAATGGGTACAATCTGAAAAAGCCGGGAAGGTATTGTCGCCGGGTTCGTTCTGGACTACCAGCATCCTGGCTTCGGTTCTGTTGATGTTGTACGGCGCCCTGCGCAACGATGTAGTTATCATTGGCGGACAGGTTATTTCGTATTTTATTTACCTCCGCAATTTAAAATTAAAAAATCTCTGGCAAGATATCCCATTTGTTATCCGGTGGTTAGCCATTCTTTTTCCGTTTATTAGTTTTGCCTGGCTGCTTTTTTACGATAATCATACCTGGTCTAACTTAATGGAGCACAGTAAAATCTCCGGAGTTTTAATTGCCTGGGGAGGCCTGGGGCAGGTTATTTTTACTTTACGGTTTGTTTACCAGTGGTATTACTCCGAAAAAAAGAATCAGTCCGTTATCCCGAATGGCTTTTGGCTAATCAGTT
The sequence above is a segment of the Adhaeribacter swui genome. Coding sequences within it:
- a CDS encoding lipid-A-disaccharide synthase N-terminal domain-containing protein, producing MTKTNYLIFGIGLLAQLLFSARLLVQWVQSEKAGKVLSPGSFWTTSILASVLLMLYGALRNDVVIIGGQVISYFIYLRNLKLKNLWQDIPFVIRWLAILFPFISFAWLLFYDNHTWSNLMEHSKISGVLIAWGGLGQVIFTLRFVYQWYYSEKKNQSVIPNGFWLISLVGSLMIMSYAVFRLDPILFIGQIFGVVAYVRNFIIGSREPTKEINLSDVSTAETIAKKTSVRVPK